The following coding sequences lie in one Mus musculus strain C57BL/6J chromosome 11, GRCm38.p6 C57BL/6J genomic window:
- the Ppp1r27 gene encoding protein phosphatase 1 regulatory subunit 27, with protein MPSRTVRYARYSPRQRRRRMLADRSVRFPNDVLFLDHIRQGDLEQVGRFIRARKVSLDTIHPSGLAALHEAVLSGNLECVKLLVKYGADIHQRDETGWTPLHIACSDGYPDIARYLISLGADRDAANDDGDLPSDLIDPDFKDLVELFKGTSMD; from the exons ATGCCCAGCCGAACGGTCCGCTATGCTCGCTACAGCCCCCGACAGCGGAGGCGGCGGATGTTGGCCGATCGGAGCGTGCGCTTCCCTAACGATGTTCTCTTCTTGGACCACATTCGACAAGGCGACCTGGAGCAGGTGGGACGCTTTATCCGGGCTCGGAAAGTCTCCCTAGACACTATCCATCCCTCAG GACTGGCTGCTCTGCATGAAGCTGTGCTCTCTGGAAACCTAGAGTGTGTGAAGTTGCTAGTCAAATACGGGGCTGACATTCACCAGCGGGATGAGACAGGCTGGACACCACTGCACATCGCTTGCAGTGATGGGTACCCTGACATAGCCAG GTATCTCATCTCTTTGGGGGCAGACAGAGATGCAGCCAATGATGATGGCGATCTGCCCTCCGACCTTATTGACCCGGACTTCAAAGACTTGGTGGAACTCTTCAAAGGAACCAGCATGGACTGA
- the P4hb gene encoding protein disulfide-isomerase precursor yields MLSRALLCLALAWAARVGADALEEEDNVLVLKKSNFEEALAAHKYLLVEFYAPWCGHCKALAPEYAKAAAKLKAEGSEIRLAKVDATEESDLAQQYGVRGYPTIKFFKNGDTASPKEYTAGREADDIVNWLKKRTGPAATTLSDTAAAESLVDSSEVTVIGFFKDVESDSAKQFLLAAEAIDDIPFGITSNSGVFSKYQLDKDGVVLFKKFDEGRNNFEGEITKEKLLDFIKHNQLPLVIEFTEQTAPKIFGGEIKTHILLFLPKSVSDYDGKLSSFKRAAEGFKGKILFIFIDSDHTDNQRILEFFGLKKEECPAVRLITLEEEMTKYKPESDELTAEKITEFCHRFLEGKIKPHLMSQEVPEDWDKQPVKVLVGANFEEVAFDEKKNVFVEFYAPWCGHCKQLAPIWDKLGETYKDHENIIIAKMDSTANEVEAVKVHSFPTLKFFPASADRTVIDYNGERTLDGFKKFLESGGQDGAGDDEDLDLEEALEPDMEEDDDQKAVKDEL; encoded by the exons ATGCTGAGCCGTGCTTTGCTGTGCCTAGCCCTGGCCTGGGCGGCTAGGGTGGGCGCCGACGccctggaggaggaggacaacgTCCTGGTGTTGAAGAAGAGCAACTTCGAGGAGGCGCTGGCGGCGCACAAGTACCTGCTGGTGGAGTTCT ATGCCCCGTGGTGTGGCCACTGCAAAGCTCTGGCTCCCGAGTATGCCAAAGCTGCCGCAAAACTGAAGGCAGAAGGCTCTGAGATTCGACTAGCAAAGGTGGATGCCACAGAAGAGTCTGACCTGGCTCAGCAGTATGGTGTCCGTGGCTACCCCACAATCAAGTTCTTCAAGAATGGAGACACAGCCTCCCCAAAGGAATATACAG CTGGCAGGGAAGCTGATGACATTGTCAACTGGCTGAAGAAACGCACGGGCCCAGCAGCTACAACCCTGTCTGACACTGCAGCTGCAGAGTCCTTGGTGGACTCAAGCGAAGTGACGGTCATCGGTTTCTTCAAG GACGTAGAGTCAGACTCTGCCAAGCAGTTCTTGCTGGCAGCAGAGGCTATTGATGACATACCTTTTGGAATCACGTCCAACAGTGGTGTGTTCTCCAAGTACCAGCTGGACAAAGATGGGGTGGTCCTCTTTAAGAAG TTTGATGAAGGCCGCAACAACTTTGAGGGTGAGATCACCAAGGAGAAGCTTCTAGACTTCATCAAGCACAATCAGCTGCCTTTGGTCATCGAGTTCACTGAACAG ACAGCTCCGAAGATTTTTGGAGGTGAGATCAAGACACACATTCTGCTGTTCCTGCCCAAGAGTGTATCTGACTATGACGGCAAGCTGAGCAGCTTCAAGAGAGCAGCCGAGGGCTTCAAGGGCAAG ATCCTATTTATCTTCATCGATAGCGACCACACTGATAACCAGCGCATACTTGAGTTCTTTGGCCTGAAGAAGGAGGAGTGTCCCGCTGTGCGGCTTATTACCCTAGAGGAAGAGATGACCAAGTACAAACCAGAGTCAGATGAGCTGACGGCTGAGAAAATCACAGAGTTTTGCCACCGCTTCTTAGAGGGCAAGATCAAG CCCCACCTGATGAGCCAAGAAGTGCCTGAAGACTGGGACAAACAGCCGGTAAAAGTACTGGTTGGGGCGAACTTTGAAGAGGTCGCTTTTGATGAGAAAAAGAACGTGTTTGTTGAATTCT atgCCCCTTGGTGTGGTCACTGCAAGCAGCTAGCCCCCATTTGGGATAAACTGGGAGAGACATACAAGGATCATGAGAATATCATCATTGCTAAGATGGACTCAACAGCCAATGAGGTGGAAGCTGTCAAAGTACATAGCTTTCCCACACTGAAGTTCTTCCCAGCAAGTGCAGACAGAACG GTCATTGATTACAACGGCGAGCGGACACTGGACGGTTTTAAGAAATTCTTGGAGAGTGGTGGCCAGGATGGAGCAGGGGACGATGAG GACCTCGACCTAGAAGAAGCTTTAGAGCCAGACATGGAGGAAGACGACGATCAGAAAGCTGTGAAGGATGAACTGTAG